The genomic window CGCTGCCGGATGAGCTCTTTTTTGGCGCCACGTTTTATCCCATGCCGAACCTCAGCTTCGAGGTCGGAGCCGTCTGGACCCGGTGGAGCACGTACAATGCGTTGACCATCCAGTACGAGGAGCCGATCGTCGGCCCCACATCCACGGTCACGAGGGAAAAGCAATGGGAAGACGTCTGGAGGATCCAGTTCGGGGTTGAATACAAAGTGTGCGAATGGCTGGACCTGAGAGCGGGATACGTGTTCGACCAGGAACCCAGTGTCGACAAGTACGTCGACTATCTCGTGCCGGCCAACGACAGGCACCTGTTCAACTTCGGCCCGGGTTTTCACTGGGGGAACTGGACCACCGACCTGTCCTACACGTATCTACTCATCGAGGATCGGGACGTCAGTGACTCCGAGGCCTCCGGCTTCATCAGGCCGTCGCAGTTCAGGAACGGGCATGCCCATCTGATCGGGATCAGCGTCGGCTACAAGTTTTGATTGATTTTATCCGTCTTTATCTTTAACAAGGGCCTGGGGACTTTCCCCGGGCTCTTAATTTTTCGAGGAGGTGTTGTGCATGGCCGAAGATCTCAAGAAAATGTATAAGACCGTCATGGAAGACCACTTTCCGGATTCACTCCGCGTTGTCTTCGGGGACAGGGAACTGGTTTATCGCAAGCGATCCTGGAAGTTTCCGGATGAGTCGGGTCAGCTCATCGAGAAAGGGCTCCGCTATGGTGAAAACCCCGGCCAGGAAGCGGCGCTCTATGAACTTGTGGACGGAAACCTGGTCCTGGGCGAGTGCCGGTTCATCGAACCGGGACAAGGCATCGTCAGCGCCATAACCGAAAGGGATATGGTGCAGGAAGGGAAACATCCCGGCAAAACGAACCTCACCGACCTGGACAATGGCTTGAACATTCTCAAATACCTGATGGACAAGCCGGCCGCGGTCATCCTCAAACACAACAATCCGTGCGGAGCCGCCTACGGCAAGAGTGTCGCCGAGGCATACCACCGTGCCAACCGGGCCGACCGCATCGCCGCCTTCGGAGGCTGCCTCGTTCTCAATCGGCCGATGGACAGGGCCGCCGCGGAACAGGTGTCGAAAAACTATCTCGAGGTGGTGGCCGCCCCCGATTTCGAGGAAGGCACGCTGGAGCTTCTGAAGAAGCGCGCCAACCTTCGCATCATCCAGGTGGCTCGCATCGACCGGCTGCGCGAGTACCTTCCGCAACGGTTCGTGGATTTCAAATCCCTGATCGACGGAGGGCTGATCGTCCAGCAGTCGCCTCTGAACAGGATAAGGGACGCCAAAGACCTGAAGCTTGCCGAAACGACCTACAAGGGAAAGCATTACCGGATCAACCGCACCCCCACCCCCCGGGAGATGGAAGATCTGCTGTTCGGCTGGTTCGTGGAACAGGGCGTGACCTCCAATTCGGTTCTCTACGTGAAAGACGGGTGCACGGTGGGAATCGGGACCGGGGAGCAGGACCGCGTGGGAGTGGCCGAAATCGCCGTGTACAAGGCCTACCAGAAATATGCGGACGCTATCTGCTTCGACCGCTTCAAAATGTCCTACAAGGAACTCGAGCTGGCCATCGAGAAAGGGGAGCGCACCGCGGACGAGAAGGAACGGATTGACGCC from Syntrophobacter fumaroxidans MPOB includes these protein-coding regions:
- a CDS encoding AICARFT/IMPCHase translates to MAEDLKKMYKTVMEDHFPDSLRVVFGDRELVYRKRSWKFPDESGQLIEKGLRYGENPGQEAALYELVDGNLVLGECRFIEPGQGIVSAITERDMVQEGKHPGKTNLTDLDNGLNILKYLMDKPAAVILKHNNPCGAAYGKSVAEAYHRANRADRIAAFGGCLVLNRPMDRAAAEQVSKNYLEVVAAPDFEEGTLELLKKRANLRIIQVARIDRLREYLPQRFVDFKSLIDGGLIVQQSPLNRIRDAKDLKLAETTYKGKHYRINRTPTPREMEDLLFGWFVEQGVTSNSVLYVKDGCTVGIGTGEQDRVGVAEIAVYKAYQKYADAICFDRFKMSYKELELAIEKGERTADEKERIDAETREAKGGLIGAAMVSDAFFPFRDGVDVGLRQGITAVVQPGGSMRDWEVIEACNEADATMVLTGQRAFKH